The Rathayibacter caricis DSM 15933 genomic sequence GAGCCGCGAGGCGGTCGAGCCGGTTCGCCAGGTTGCCGCTCGAGATGCCCAGGCGAGCCGCGAGCGCCGAAGGAGTGAGACCGGACGCGCCGTTCTGCCGGAGCATCGAGAGCAGCTCGAACTCCCACGGCGCGAGGTCGCTGACCGCGAAGGCCTGGCGGCGGAACTCCTGCACCCGCGGGCTGAGGCGTCGGAGCCGGGAGACGACGTCCAGGGGCGCGAAGTCGAGGTCGGGCAGGGCGTCGGCCCAGGCGTCGATCACCAGGTCGACATCGTCGTCTTCACGCATCGCAGACGATTATCCCCGGCTCGGCGGGTGCGGAGCGACCCCTCGGCCGCGACGACCTCCTCCCGGTCGCGGCGCGGGAGGAGGAGCGTTCCCCTGACCTCTCCCGGAGGACCCGCCGTGCACCCCGCCCTCGTCGGACGCCGCGAGCGCAACACGCTCGAGAAGCTCGAGCGCATCACCGCGCGGCGAGCGAGTTCTTCGCGGAGCACGGAGTGGACGAGGTCACCACGCAGCAGATGCCGATCGCGCCGACATCGGCACCCTGTTCCTCTCCGCGAAGGCCGAGGGCGCGCTGCTCCTCCCGGTGCAGAACGCGAACGACGCCGAGGCGCTCGTGCGGTGGCCGAGCGGATCGACGACCCGGTCGACGCGCTCCTGGCGCTCGCCGTGCCGATCGTCGAGTGCAACCGAGCACAGGTCGAGAACGGGCGGACCTGCCTCCGCGAGATGGTCGTCGGCGACCATTAGGAGCCGCGGCACGCCGACGCTCTCGCGATCGTCGCGGGGACGGAGGCGGCCGTGGCCGCGATCCTGCAGCGAGACGGCCTGATCGACGCCCGCGCCGCGACGCTCGCCCCTGTGCTGAGCGCGATCCTCCTGCTCTCGCTGCCGCTCACCGCGACCGCGACGGCCGGCATCGACGAAGTCCTGCTCGACGTGCGGGCGCGGCTCGAGGCGGCTCTGCCCGCGGTCTGAGCCGCGGCTCAGTCGGAAGGCGAGTCCCTCGGATCGGGAGCGAACTGCTCCGTGTATAAGGCGTCGAGCTCGGTGTCCTCGGGGTCCATCAGGCCGCCGTGCGGCGGGGAGTCGAGCAGCTCGAGCTTCTCGCGCAGGTAGGCCATCGCCTCGGTGTTGTCGGGCGCGGGCATGCTCGTGTGCGCGACCTCGGCCATGAGTCCCACTCCGGGGCCGAGGACGAAGGTGGCGATCGTCTCGTCGCCGTCCGAGCTGAAGACGTGCACGTCGACGTCGTCGGCGGCGCCGTGGTCGGCGAGC encodes the following:
- a CDS encoding MarR family winged helix-turn-helix transcriptional regulator encodes the protein MREDDDVDLVIDAWADALPDLDFAPLDVVSRLRRLSPRVQEFRRQAFAVSDLAPWEFELLSMLRQNGASGLTPSALAARLGISSGNLANRLDRLAARGLLVREQNAADSRSKIVSLTPRGTKRVDEAMRHLVHAEGEVLADLDAKQMAVLIQCLRTISETLDRLR